One Hordeum vulgare subsp. vulgare chromosome 4H, MorexV3_pseudomolecules_assembly, whole genome shotgun sequence DNA window includes the following coding sequences:
- the LOC123447784 gene encoding probable acylpyruvase FAHD2, mitochondrial isoform X1, which produces MAAAAAQRLLAASTKIVGAGRNYISHAKDLGNPVLKEPVLFLKPTSSFLHAGPTAGPIEVPEPLESLHHEVELAVVISRRARDVPEASAMDFVGGYALALDMSSNDLQSASKSAGLPWTLGKVQDTFTPISAVVPKSAITNPYDLELWLKVDGELRQKGLTSDMIFKIPFLISYISSIMTLMEGDVILTGTPPDGVGPVRVGQKISAGITDLIDVEFDVQRRKRSFSN; this is translated from the exons ATGGCAGCAGCGGCGGCGCAGAGGCTCCTTGCGGCGAGCACGAAGATCGTCGGGGCCGGGCGCAACTACATCTCCCATGCCAAAGATCTCGGCAACCCTGTCCTCAAG GAACCCGTCCTGTTCCTGAAGCCCACGTCGTCGTTTCTCCACGCTGGCCCGACCGCCGGCCCCATCGAGGTGCCCGAGCCGCTCGAGTCGCTGCACCACGaggtcgagctcgccgtcgtcatcTCCCGGCGCGCGCGCGATGTCCCCGAGGCCTCCGCCATGGATTTCGTCGGAG GTTATGCACTTGCTTTGGACATGTCATCAAACGATCTGCAATCAGCTTCTAAG TCTGCAGGTCTTCCTTGGACATTGGGTAAAGTACAGGACACCTTTACTCCAATTAGTGCGGTG GTTCCGAAATCAGCGATCACTAATCCCTATGATCTAGAACTGTGGCTAAAG GTAGATGGTGAACTTAGGCAGAAGGGACTTACAAGTGATATGATATTCAAGATTCCTTTTCTAATCAGCTATATCAGTTCCATCATGACATTAATGGAGGGTGATGTGATATTAACTG GTACTCCCCCCGATGGTGTAGGTCCTGTCCGAGTAGGACAGAAGATTAGTGCTGGTATAACTGACCTCATTGATGTAGAGTTCGATGTTCAGAGACGCAAACGTTCATTTTCTAACTGA
- the LOC123447784 gene encoding probable acylpyruvase FAHD2, mitochondrial isoform X2, producing the protein MAAAAAQRLLAASTKIVGAGRNYISHAKDLGNPVLKEPVLFLKPTSSFLHAGPTAGPIEVPEPLESLHHEVELAVVISRRARDVPEASAMDFVGGYALALDMSSNDLQSASKSAGLPWTLGKVQDTFTPISAVVPKSAITNPYDLELWLKVDGELRQKGLTSDMIFKIPFLISYISSIMTLMEGDVILTVISWALYRYSPRWCRSCPSRTED; encoded by the exons ATGGCAGCAGCGGCGGCGCAGAGGCTCCTTGCGGCGAGCACGAAGATCGTCGGGGCCGGGCGCAACTACATCTCCCATGCCAAAGATCTCGGCAACCCTGTCCTCAAG GAACCCGTCCTGTTCCTGAAGCCCACGTCGTCGTTTCTCCACGCTGGCCCGACCGCCGGCCCCATCGAGGTGCCCGAGCCGCTCGAGTCGCTGCACCACGaggtcgagctcgccgtcgtcatcTCCCGGCGCGCGCGCGATGTCCCCGAGGCCTCCGCCATGGATTTCGTCGGAG GTTATGCACTTGCTTTGGACATGTCATCAAACGATCTGCAATCAGCTTCTAAG TCTGCAGGTCTTCCTTGGACATTGGGTAAAGTACAGGACACCTTTACTCCAATTAGTGCGGTG GTTCCGAAATCAGCGATCACTAATCCCTATGATCTAGAACTGTGGCTAAAG GTAGATGGTGAACTTAGGCAGAAGGGACTTACAAGTGATATGATATTCAAGATTCCTTTTCTAATCAGCTATATCAGTTCCATCATGACATTAATGGAGGGTGATGTGATATTAACTG TTATTTCATGGGCCCTCTACAGGTACTCCCCCCGATGGTGTAGGTCCTGTCCGAGTAGGACAGAAGATTAG